A single Sphingopyxis chilensis DNA region contains:
- a CDS encoding 2-hydroxychromene-2-carboxylate isomerase yields the protein MTTTHIEYLFDFGSPNSYLVTRVIPEIEASEPVIFDHIPVLLGGIFKATGNRSPADAFAGIAAKLAYEELELQRYCRRHGIADYRMNPHFPVNTLNLMRGAVAAQHLGVFPAYEETVNLAMWREGLKMDDPEVFVAALDAAGLPGIEIAAKCQDPAIKAELVANTERAVARGAFGAPTFFVGDEIFFGKDRLGDVIEAARP from the coding sequence ATGACGACGACGCATATTGAATATCTCTTCGATTTCGGATCGCCGAACTCCTATCTCGTGACGCGGGTCATTCCCGAGATCGAAGCCAGCGAGCCGGTCATCTTCGATCATATCCCGGTCCTGCTCGGCGGGATTTTCAAGGCGACGGGCAACCGGTCGCCCGCCGACGCCTTTGCCGGCATCGCGGCAAAGCTCGCCTATGAGGAGCTCGAACTCCAGCGCTATTGCCGCCGGCACGGGATCGCCGACTATCGGATGAACCCCCATTTTCCGGTCAATACGCTGAACCTGATGCGCGGCGCCGTCGCCGCCCAGCATCTCGGCGTCTTCCCGGCCTATGAAGAGACGGTCAATCTCGCGATGTGGCGCGAGGGCCTCAAGATGGACGATCCCGAAGTGTTCGTCGCCGCGCTCGATGCCGCCGGCCTGCCCGGGATCGAAATCGCCGCGAAATGCCAGGATCCCGCCATCAAGGCCGAGCTGGTCGCTAACACCGAACGCGCGGTCGCGCGCGGCGCCTTCGGCGCCCCGACCTTCTTCGTCGGCGACGAGATTTTCTTCGGCAAGGACCGCCTCGGCGACGTCATCGAGGCCGCCCGGCCATGA